A stretch of the Solanum dulcamara chromosome 6, daSolDulc1.2, whole genome shotgun sequence genome encodes the following:
- the LOC129891754 gene encoding polyadenylate-binding protein-interacting protein 9-like isoform X3: protein MAADAQVCDETAVIEVPAVQSLLTNTDDTKFSDVGSEESEFNSEKNVNSESVVNGVNDSSDAKSDYKMQDIVDMLKKLKLNPQAKEFVPSYYNRDQMFLNNFVHNFVPVIKTVGGDVFQNNGKRGNSHNQGRRRMNNRAFKAQREDSIRRTVYVSDVDHNITEERLAALFSAYGQVVDCRVCGDPHSRLRFAFVEFADEYSARASLSLCGTILGFSPLKVLPSKTAILPVNPTFLPRSEDEREMCARTVYCTNIDKKLSQADVKNFFETRCGEVSRLRLLGDQVHSTRIAFVEFVMSKFLYIISGISEDASLQKAAA, encoded by the exons ATGGCGGCTGATGCACAAGTGTGTGATGAGACGGCAGTGATTGAGGTTCCAGCAGTTCAATCACTGTTAACAAACACTGATGATACCAAATTTTCTGATGTGGGTTCGGAAGAATCTGAGTTCAATTCTGAGAAAAATGTGAATTCTGAATCTGTAGTTAATGGTGTAAATGATTCTTCGGATGCTAAATCTGATTATAAAATGCAAGATATTGTTGACATGTTGAAGAAACTCAAGTTGAATCCACAGGCAAAGGAGTTTGTTCCTTCTTATTATAATCGTGATCAGATGTTTCTGAATAATTTTGTGCACAATTTTGTGCCTGTTATTAAGACTGTGGGAGGTGATGTTTTCCAAAACAATGGAAAG AGAGGTAACAGCCATAACCAGGGCAGAAGAAGAATGAACAATAGAGCTTTTAAGGCTCAAAGAGAAGATAGCATTAGGAGAACAGTATATGTTTCTGACGTCGATCACAAT ATAACAGAAGAGCGTCTTGCTGCATTATTTAGCGCTTATGGACAA GTTGTTGACTGCAGAGTTTGTGGTGATCCCCACTCTCGCCTTCGCTTTGCCTTCGTGGAATTCGCTGACGAAT ACTCAGCAAGAGCATCACTTAGCCTCTGTGGGACAATATTAGGGTTCTCCCCTCTGAAGGTCCTACCATCAAAAACTGCTATTCTACCCGTGAATCCTACATTCCTTCCTAGG TCTGAGGATGAGCGTGAGATGTGTGCCAGGACAGTCTACTGCACAAATATTGATAAGAAG CTTTCTCAAGCTGATGTCAAGAATTTCTTTGAAACAAGATGTGGTGAG GTGTCTCGCCTGAGGCTTTTGGGGGATCAAGTGCACTCTACCCGTATTGCTTTTGTTGAATTTGTTATG AGCAAGTTCCTATACATTATCAGTGGTATATCTGAAGATGCTAGCCTGCAAAAAGCTGCAGCATAA
- the LOC129891754 gene encoding polyadenylate-binding protein-interacting protein 8-like isoform X1 has product MAADAQVCDETAVIEVPAVQSLLTNTDDTKFSDVGSEESEFNSEKNVNSESVVNGVNDSSDAKSDYKMQDIVDMLKKLKLNPQAKEFVPSYYNRDQMFLNNFVHNFVPVIKTVGGDVFQNNGKRGNSHNQGRRRMNNRAFKAQREDSIRRTVYVSDVDHNITEERLAALFSAYGQVVDCRVCGDPHSRLRFAFVEFADEYSARASLSLCGTILGFSPLKVLPSKTAILPVNPTFLPRSEDEREMCARTVYCTNIDKKLSQADVKNFFETRCGEVSRLRLLGDQVHSTRIAFVEFVMAESAILALDCCGQILGSQRIRVSPSKTPVRPRVHRPMMH; this is encoded by the exons ATGGCGGCTGATGCACAAGTGTGTGATGAGACGGCAGTGATTGAGGTTCCAGCAGTTCAATCACTGTTAACAAACACTGATGATACCAAATTTTCTGATGTGGGTTCGGAAGAATCTGAGTTCAATTCTGAGAAAAATGTGAATTCTGAATCTGTAGTTAATGGTGTAAATGATTCTTCGGATGCTAAATCTGATTATAAAATGCAAGATATTGTTGACATGTTGAAGAAACTCAAGTTGAATCCACAGGCAAAGGAGTTTGTTCCTTCTTATTATAATCGTGATCAGATGTTTCTGAATAATTTTGTGCACAATTTTGTGCCTGTTATTAAGACTGTGGGAGGTGATGTTTTCCAAAACAATGGAAAG AGAGGTAACAGCCATAACCAGGGCAGAAGAAGAATGAACAATAGAGCTTTTAAGGCTCAAAGAGAAGATAGCATTAGGAGAACAGTATATGTTTCTGACGTCGATCACAAT ATAACAGAAGAGCGTCTTGCTGCATTATTTAGCGCTTATGGACAA GTTGTTGACTGCAGAGTTTGTGGTGATCCCCACTCTCGCCTTCGCTTTGCCTTCGTGGAATTCGCTGACGAAT ACTCAGCAAGAGCATCACTTAGCCTCTGTGGGACAATATTAGGGTTCTCCCCTCTGAAGGTCCTACCATCAAAAACTGCTATTCTACCCGTGAATCCTACATTCCTTCCTAGG TCTGAGGATGAGCGTGAGATGTGTGCCAGGACAGTCTACTGCACAAATATTGATAAGAAG CTTTCTCAAGCTGATGTCAAGAATTTCTTTGAAACAAGATGTGGTGAG GTGTCTCGCCTGAGGCTTTTGGGGGATCAAGTGCACTCTACCCGTATTGCTTTTGTTGAATTTGTTATG GCTGAGAGTGCAATTTTAGCATTGGACTGTTGCGGACAGATTTTGGGATCCCAACGCATCAG GGTGAGTCCTTCAAAGACACCTGTGAGGCCACGAGTTCATCGTCCCATGATGCATTAG
- the LOC129892257 gene encoding VQ motif-containing protein 10-like, which yields MSNIPVKVVIINTEYIETDASNFKSVVQTLTGKNSTVAVESAFSPPPPPPVEASYGGCGRDSSNYWEDQNAGGGGPNLGRLKSFNEFDKLFKELPTLDDLLRHYTDEIQQ from the coding sequence atgtcaaatattCCAGTGAAGGTAGTGATAATCAACACAGAATACATAGAAACGGATGCCAGCAATTTCAAATCGGTCGTTCAGACACTGACCGGCAAGAATTCCACGGTGGCGGTGGAGTCAGCCTTTTCTCCTCCACCGCCACCACCCGTGGAAGCTTCCTACGGGGGATGCGGCCGTGATAGTAGTAATTATTGGGAAGATCAAAATGCTGGTGGTGGCGGACCGAATTTGGGGAGATTGAAGTCATTTAACGAATTTGACAAGTTGTTCAAAGAATTGCCCACTTTAGATGACCTCCTTCGCCATTATACCGATgaaatacaacaataa
- the LOC129891754 gene encoding polyadenylate-binding protein-interacting protein 9-like isoform X2, whose protein sequence is MAADAQVCDETAVIEVPAVQSLLTNTDDTKFSDVGSEESEFNSEKNVNSESVVNGVNDSSDAKSDYKMQDIVDMLKKLKLNPQAKEFVPSYYNRDQMFLNNFVHNFVPVIKTVGGDVFQNNGKRGNSHNQGRRRMNNRAFKAQREDSIRRTVYVSDVDHNITEERLAALFSAYGQVVDCRVCGDPHSRLRFAFVEFADEYSARASLSLCGTILGFSPLKVLPSKTAILPVNPTFLPRSEDEREMCARTVYCTNIDKKLSQADVKNFFETRCGEVSRLRLLGDQVHSTRIAFVEFVMAESAILALDCCGQILGSQRIR, encoded by the exons ATGGCGGCTGATGCACAAGTGTGTGATGAGACGGCAGTGATTGAGGTTCCAGCAGTTCAATCACTGTTAACAAACACTGATGATACCAAATTTTCTGATGTGGGTTCGGAAGAATCTGAGTTCAATTCTGAGAAAAATGTGAATTCTGAATCTGTAGTTAATGGTGTAAATGATTCTTCGGATGCTAAATCTGATTATAAAATGCAAGATATTGTTGACATGTTGAAGAAACTCAAGTTGAATCCACAGGCAAAGGAGTTTGTTCCTTCTTATTATAATCGTGATCAGATGTTTCTGAATAATTTTGTGCACAATTTTGTGCCTGTTATTAAGACTGTGGGAGGTGATGTTTTCCAAAACAATGGAAAG AGAGGTAACAGCCATAACCAGGGCAGAAGAAGAATGAACAATAGAGCTTTTAAGGCTCAAAGAGAAGATAGCATTAGGAGAACAGTATATGTTTCTGACGTCGATCACAAT ATAACAGAAGAGCGTCTTGCTGCATTATTTAGCGCTTATGGACAA GTTGTTGACTGCAGAGTTTGTGGTGATCCCCACTCTCGCCTTCGCTTTGCCTTCGTGGAATTCGCTGACGAAT ACTCAGCAAGAGCATCACTTAGCCTCTGTGGGACAATATTAGGGTTCTCCCCTCTGAAGGTCCTACCATCAAAAACTGCTATTCTACCCGTGAATCCTACATTCCTTCCTAGG TCTGAGGATGAGCGTGAGATGTGTGCCAGGACAGTCTACTGCACAAATATTGATAAGAAG CTTTCTCAAGCTGATGTCAAGAATTTCTTTGAAACAAGATGTGGTGAG GTGTCTCGCCTGAGGCTTTTGGGGGATCAAGTGCACTCTACCCGTATTGCTTTTGTTGAATTTGTTATG GCTGAGAGTGCAATTTTAGCATTGGACTGTTGCGGACAGATTTTGGGATCCCAACGCATCAG ATAA